One Panicum virgatum strain AP13 chromosome 9K, P.virgatum_v5, whole genome shotgun sequence genomic region harbors:
- the LOC120649472 gene encoding protein LIFEGUARD 2-like has translation MWGYRKAPDLEAGGSELLYPGMTESPDLRWAFVRKIYVILAVQLAMTAVVSGFVVKVPTISEFFVSSNAGIALYIFLIILPFIVLCPLHYYHQKHPVNLLLLGLFTVAISFAVGMTCAFTSGKVILEAAILTAVVVVSLTAYTFWAAKRGHDFNFLGPFLFAALMVLMVFSLIQIFFPLGKISVMIYGGLASLIFCGYIIYDTDNIIKRYTYDEYIWAAVSLYLDVINLFLSLLQLLRAADS, from the exons ATGTGGGGGTACCGGAAGGCGCCGGACCTCGAGGCCGGCGGGTCGGAGCTGCTGTACCCGGGGATGACGGAGAGCCCCGACCTGCGGTGGGCATTCGTCCGCAAGATCTACGTCATCCTCGCCGTCCAGCTCGCCATGACGGCCGTCGTCTCCGGCTTCGTCGTCAAGGTGCCCACCATCTCCGAGTTCTTCGTCTCCTCCAACGCCGGGATCGCGCTCTACATCTTCCTCATCATCCTGCCCTTCATCG TGCTGTGCCCTCTGCACTACTACCACCAGAAGCATCCGGTCAATCTGCTGCTGCTCGGCCTCTTTACCGTCGCCATCAGCTTCGCCGTCGGCATGACATGCGCTTTCACCAGCG GAAAAGTCATTTTGGAGGCTGCAATTCTTACAGCAGTGGTGGTGGTCAGCTTAACTGCTTACACTTTCTGGGCTGCAAAGAGGGGCCATGATTTCAATTTCCTTGGTCCCTTCCTGTTCGCCGCTCTTATGGTGCTCATGGTGTTTTCATTAATCCAG ATCTTTTTCCCACTGGGCAAGATCTCTGTGATGATATATGGTGGACTGGCGTCACTTATCTTCTGTGGCTACATCATCTATGACACAGACAATATCATCAAGCGCTACACATACGATGAATACATATGGGCTGCAGTTTCACTCTACCTCGACGTCATCAACCTGTTCCTGTC